In a genomic window of Paramicrobacterium chengjingii:
- a CDS encoding nucleotidyltransferase family protein has translation MTEVEYFSRQDAVAFAHALVAFVAHERGFRALSIKGFTMSHYGLRAERTYADADVWVDPQSLDALIDALSEYGWTERYERVTARILPDHSRTLIHDQWPCDIDLHWFFPGSFARPDQAFDYIWSSRSKHNIASTPIEIPSREVCTVIGLLHTLRHPDSPLHRSELEAICNAISHLDAEDTRGVAKAAEDLQALYVVKRTLSDLGIDTPEQETTDEAKYRWKIYTLTHDNGSTGAWLYAFRSAPFRNRPEILWRALYPTRQEIEREMRRKITTKEASRYRLLRLAKGVKNFPRAFANIST, from the coding sequence ATGACAGAGGTGGAGTACTTCTCAAGACAAGACGCCGTTGCGTTTGCACATGCACTTGTTGCGTTTGTTGCGCACGAACGGGGCTTCCGCGCGCTGTCGATCAAAGGCTTCACGATGTCTCACTATGGGCTCCGTGCCGAGCGAACTTACGCAGATGCAGACGTGTGGGTGGATCCACAGTCGTTAGACGCCCTTATCGATGCGCTGAGCGAGTATGGATGGACAGAGCGGTACGAACGCGTCACCGCGAGGATCCTTCCAGATCATTCACGGACACTCATTCATGACCAATGGCCATGCGACATCGACCTTCATTGGTTCTTTCCTGGTAGCTTTGCGCGGCCTGACCAAGCATTCGACTACATTTGGTCAAGTCGCTCGAAGCACAACATCGCATCTACCCCGATAGAAATTCCTAGTCGCGAAGTCTGCACAGTAATCGGGTTACTTCACACGCTACGCCACCCAGACTCGCCGCTCCATCGCTCTGAACTCGAAGCGATTTGCAACGCAATTAGTCACCTTGATGCAGAAGACACACGCGGTGTTGCAAAGGCCGCTGAGGACCTCCAGGCACTCTACGTAGTCAAGCGGACACTTTCCGATCTCGGAATCGACACGCCAGAGCAGGAAACGACCGATGAGGCAAAGTACCGCTGGAAGATCTATACGCTCACCCACGACAATGGGTCTACCGGAGCGTGGCTCTATGCTTTTCGGAGCGCCCCCTTCCGCAACCGTCCTGAGATCTTATGGCGTGCGCTCTATCCAACTCGACAAGAAATCGAGCGCGAGATGCGCCGCAAGATTACAACGAAGGAAGCCTCTCGCTACCGACTGCTACGACTCGCAAAGGGCGTCAAAAATTTTCCGCGCGCCTTTGCAAACATCTCAACCTAA
- a CDS encoding glycosyltransferase, with the protein MGVISRRVLIWRWGWLGGSETFIRNQIANFNDWEAIPVGAVKIDSDVSSSGDRILYSASKLDSLRKRILQYFGLSSRLAEVIRETRPSIIHAHFAYDAARVSRAARKLGIPLVVTLHGSDVSTHPWGRGIRARSKRRRLKTMFNRASSVIAVSEFIKEYALRLGASEGKITIIPTGIPISDITSGDDNSIEWDVVYVGRLEETKGVQDLFYAVSQLERDIKIIVVGDGSYRKSLEMLAEELNLTVNFVGFQPPESVLHFICRSQVFCGPSRRPEGLSMVSIEAALCSLPVVSYDHGGVREVVENGVTGLLVPPFEVGALGDAIQRLLDDQELRKTMGSASRRLALEQFDVRLRSAEVEALYERVVRGQGARPREN; encoded by the coding sequence ATGGGCGTCATTTCGCGTCGCGTACTGATTTGGCGCTGGGGATGGCTCGGTGGTTCCGAGACATTCATCCGGAACCAGATAGCGAATTTCAACGATTGGGAAGCAATCCCCGTTGGTGCAGTCAAGATCGACTCTGACGTGTCATCCTCGGGCGATCGCATCTTGTATTCGGCGTCCAAGCTCGATTCTCTTCGTAAACGTATACTGCAGTACTTTGGACTTTCCAGTCGTCTTGCCGAGGTGATACGTGAGACGCGGCCCTCAATTATCCACGCCCATTTCGCGTATGACGCAGCTCGAGTTAGTCGAGCTGCTCGAAAGCTTGGAATTCCGCTAGTTGTTACCCTGCATGGATCTGACGTATCGACGCACCCGTGGGGGAGAGGTATTCGTGCGCGCTCGAAGCGCCGACGGTTGAAGACCATGTTTAACCGAGCTAGTTCAGTAATCGCAGTGTCCGAATTCATTAAAGAGTATGCATTGCGGCTCGGAGCGTCCGAGGGGAAGATCACGATCATTCCAACCGGCATCCCAATCTCTGACATCACCTCGGGTGACGATAACTCTATCGAATGGGACGTAGTGTACGTGGGGCGTTTGGAGGAGACTAAAGGGGTTCAAGATCTCTTTTACGCAGTGTCTCAGTTGGAACGTGACATCAAGATTATTGTTGTCGGGGACGGTAGCTACCGAAAATCACTCGAGATGCTTGCTGAGGAACTCAATCTAACCGTTAATTTCGTCGGTTTTCAGCCCCCTGAATCAGTATTGCACTTCATCTGCCGCTCTCAGGTCTTCTGTGGCCCATCCAGGCGTCCTGAGGGATTATCCATGGTTTCTATCGAAGCTGCGCTGTGTAGTTTACCGGTCGTTTCATACGACCACGGAGGCGTGAGAGAGGTTGTGGAGAACGGCGTGACCGGGCTCCTTGTCCCTCCGTTTGAAGTCGGTGCCCTGGGAGACGCTATACAGCGACTTCTGGATGACCAGGAACTGAGAAAGACGATGGGTAGCGCATCTAGAAGGCTGGCGCTAGAACAGTTCGACGTGAGGTTGAGATCCGCCGAAGTTGAGGCCCTATACGAGCGAGTCGTTCGTGGACAAGGTGCTAGACCTCGGGAGAATTAG
- a CDS encoding glycosyltransferase, whose translation MAGVLVHEWIEKIGGSENVLEALSHIFPDADMLCLWNNAAERFPDRVVRETALARSPLRGRKAAALPFVPAVWRNQTNHDYDWALVSSHSFAHHVSFRSQRPDFKKLVYTHTPARYIWTPELDARGRSVSARLAAPVFKGVDRRRAQEATSIAANSRYVAMRVKYAWQRDSEVIYPPVDVEAIQAITDWSSQLGEEEAQVATSLPSAFVLGASRWIPYKRLELTIDVAEALGMPAVIAGAGPEEKFLRSRAADSSVPVKFVHSPSNALLRTLYQRAILFVFPAVEDFGIMPVEAMAVGTPVLCNARGGTRESVLDGQTGRQIEDWQSASEVLAAARDAIACNRSVTRDHAATFSKTQFSRRITEWQKSQVS comes from the coding sequence GTGGCAGGCGTGCTCGTTCATGAGTGGATCGAGAAGATCGGCGGTTCCGAGAACGTACTAGAGGCCCTGTCGCATATTTTCCCCGATGCAGACATGTTGTGTTTGTGGAACAACGCAGCGGAACGCTTTCCCGATCGGGTAGTCAGAGAGACGGCTTTGGCGCGTTCCCCATTACGGGGGCGGAAGGCAGCGGCACTCCCATTCGTGCCTGCTGTCTGGCGCAATCAGACCAATCACGATTATGACTGGGCCCTCGTGAGCTCGCACTCATTTGCTCATCATGTATCTTTCAGATCGCAGCGGCCAGATTTTAAGAAGCTCGTGTACACGCATACTCCGGCCCGATACATTTGGACACCAGAACTAGACGCGCGTGGGAGGTCCGTCTCCGCACGTCTGGCAGCCCCAGTTTTTAAGGGTGTAGATCGGCGACGGGCTCAAGAGGCGACATCAATCGCGGCAAATAGCCGCTACGTTGCGATGCGAGTCAAGTACGCATGGCAACGTGACTCTGAGGTAATTTATCCACCGGTCGACGTTGAAGCTATCCAAGCGATTACGGATTGGTCATCGCAATTGGGGGAAGAAGAAGCCCAAGTTGCGACGTCACTTCCGTCAGCGTTCGTTCTTGGCGCTTCGAGATGGATACCGTACAAGAGGCTCGAACTGACGATAGACGTCGCAGAAGCGCTGGGCATGCCAGCCGTAATCGCGGGAGCCGGTCCGGAGGAGAAATTCCTTCGCTCGCGTGCCGCTGACTCAAGTGTTCCTGTGAAATTTGTGCATTCACCCAGTAACGCGTTATTGCGCACGCTGTACCAGCGAGCAATTCTATTTGTGTTTCCCGCGGTCGAAGATTTTGGGATCATGCCCGTCGAGGCGATGGCGGTCGGCACTCCCGTTCTGTGCAATGCTCGAGGAGGTACCCGCGAATCTGTCTTGGACGGTCAAACCGGTCGTCAGATCGAAGATTGGCAATCTGCGAGCGAAGTGTTGGCGGCTGCCCGTGATGCGATTGCGTGTAACCGATCGGTAACTCGCGATCACGCCGCGACGTTCTCCAAGACGCAATTCTCGCGGCGCATTACTGAATGGCAGAAGTCTCAAGTTTCCTAG
- a CDS encoding lipopolysaccharide biosynthesis protein: MSITLLGNVAVPLAGLVTAPVLAQSLGVDGRGTVAAAIAPTLLAVSLVTLGLPEALTYYSTRISARWRAIVVSVLFTLAGTGAVSVGIIAALAMPLAAGVPGLDKLMVLASMIVVPTLIQTALRGIAAGRRAWWRITFERITNSTARMVTVVALALTDSLDITTGTIAMAFSTCVGLIAYVRLPRRQTSAAASPHAFSNVISYGSRIWLGSLSGVVLARLDQTLMVVLASTYDLGLYVVAVTVSEMVLVVNSSIRDVVFAIESGGTDDNRIAAASRVSTLITACGCIAIGLLSIWAVPFFFGEDFAGAIPLIWVLSLGIVLGNPGSVAGIGLTSRGRPGLRSVSLAIAALCNVAILIVLTPLVGAMGAALATVAGNIVAGLLNVIWMNRYCGVPMSSFYGIRSTDVRTAVAVVHRFISRGKFH, translated from the coding sequence GTGTCAATCACGCTTCTCGGTAATGTCGCGGTGCCATTGGCTGGTCTCGTGACCGCGCCAGTGCTTGCGCAATCACTCGGAGTGGATGGACGAGGAACAGTCGCAGCAGCAATCGCTCCGACCTTACTCGCGGTCAGCCTTGTCACACTCGGACTTCCAGAAGCACTCACTTACTACTCGACTCGGATCTCCGCGCGTTGGCGCGCGATTGTGGTTTCGGTACTTTTCACACTTGCTGGCACCGGAGCAGTTTCCGTTGGGATTATCGCTGCGCTTGCGATGCCTCTCGCTGCTGGCGTACCGGGTTTGGACAAGCTCATGGTTCTCGCCAGCATGATTGTGGTTCCAACGCTCATCCAAACCGCGCTACGGGGAATCGCGGCTGGACGTCGCGCGTGGTGGCGCATCACATTTGAAAGGATCACGAATTCCACGGCGCGCATGGTGACGGTCGTCGCACTTGCACTCACAGACTCGTTAGACATAACGACTGGGACTATAGCGATGGCGTTCAGTACTTGCGTAGGTCTTATCGCTTACGTGCGCCTTCCACGACGGCAGACGAGCGCGGCTGCTTCCCCTCACGCCTTCAGTAACGTCATCTCTTACGGGTCGCGCATATGGCTTGGATCGCTGTCAGGAGTCGTTCTTGCGCGCCTAGACCAGACTCTTATGGTTGTTTTGGCCAGCACATATGATCTCGGGCTCTACGTGGTGGCAGTCACGGTGAGTGAAATGGTCCTCGTCGTCAATTCATCGATTCGCGACGTCGTTTTCGCCATTGAATCCGGCGGCACGGATGACAATAGGATTGCTGCCGCTAGCAGGGTATCTACGCTCATCACTGCGTGCGGTTGCATTGCGATCGGTCTCCTATCGATTTGGGCCGTACCGTTCTTCTTCGGAGAGGATTTCGCCGGAGCCATCCCGCTCATATGGGTGCTATCGCTCGGAATTGTCCTCGGCAATCCAGGTTCAGTTGCTGGAATCGGGCTAACCTCACGAGGTCGCCCGGGCCTTAGGAGTGTTTCATTGGCCATCGCCGCACTCTGCAACGTTGCGATCCTCATTGTGCTTACCCCGTTAGTGGGAGCAATGGGCGCTGCTCTTGCCACAGTTGCCGGAAACATAGTCGCTGGCCTCCTCAATGTGATTTGGATGAACAGGTATTGCGGAGTACCTATGTCGAGCTTCTACGGCATTAGATCAACGGACGTAAGAACTGCAGTTGCCGTCGTGCACAGATTCATCTCTCGAGGAAAGTTCCACTAG
- the lepB gene encoding signal peptidase I has protein sequence MGSLCANENEKSVGLFRRIVGSFWFNLLAAFFVLAVMQLFVVKLYSVPSGSMENTLEIGDKVLVSRLAYIGSEPTVGDVVVFDASATWDESRERPTNPIEYAVKWLGGLIGVGPSLDHTLVKRVVAGPGQTIACCGDTGQMLVDGEPLEEPYVVNDFLFVPGQVDCSTEPMSRRCVDEFTVPAEQYVVLGDSRANSSDSLIECRGSSASDNCVRTVQRSDIVGKLFTVVWPIGNLGAPAG, from the coding sequence ATGGGTTCCCTGTGCGCCAACGAGAATGAAAAGTCTGTCGGGTTGTTTAGACGAATTGTCGGGTCGTTCTGGTTTAACCTGTTGGCCGCATTCTTCGTCCTGGCAGTGATGCAGCTATTTGTCGTCAAGCTCTATTCTGTTCCGTCGGGCTCAATGGAGAATACATTGGAGATAGGTGACAAAGTCCTTGTGAGTCGTCTTGCGTATATAGGGTCGGAACCAACGGTCGGAGACGTCGTCGTGTTCGACGCCTCAGCTACATGGGACGAATCTCGTGAACGCCCGACGAATCCAATCGAGTACGCGGTGAAATGGCTCGGTGGGCTCATTGGGGTTGGGCCATCGCTTGATCACACGCTCGTCAAACGGGTGGTCGCCGGCCCAGGCCAGACCATTGCTTGCTGTGGTGATACTGGACAGATGCTTGTCGATGGTGAGCCCCTTGAAGAACCGTATGTCGTGAACGACTTCTTGTTTGTTCCAGGGCAAGTCGACTGTTCGACGGAGCCTATGTCACGGCGATGTGTTGACGAGTTCACGGTGCCCGCAGAACAGTACGTCGTGCTAGGAGATAGCCGAGCGAACTCATCGGATTCGCTGATTGAGTGTCGAGGTTCTTCCGCGTCCGATAACTGTGTGCGAACAGTTCAGCGCTCAGACATTGTTGGAAAGCTCTTCACAGTGGTGTGGCCGATAGGAAATCTTGGTGCTCCGGCTGGCTAG
- a CDS encoding Stealth CR1 domain-containing protein, whose protein sequence is MKPADPVDVVVTWVDDSDASWRNDRDRIRGGTSQDVERNTPERYRDWGALRYFFRALEQNCSWARYIHFVTVNPVPVWVNKEHPKLRVVHHRDFIPEGFLPTFNSRAIEVHLHKIPDLSENFIYVNDDTYITRKIGKEHFFPKQKPAAMAISNALSIGDNISHAILNNIRVINNHFDKKRVILRSPFKWLNPTYGVKIFQNVALLPWPKFTGFHISHLPQALRKSTMRKVWDVEHLLLEETANSRFRQFTDLNPYLFTYWDICTGQFTPVSPTRYGRYFQIGQSSVQKMTRSIAEGRIPIICINDGESSSFASDRNQILGALARRFPTQSSFEMDNG, encoded by the coding sequence ATGAAGCCAGCCGACCCCGTCGATGTTGTCGTCACGTGGGTGGATGATTCCGACGCAAGTTGGCGAAACGATAGGGATCGTATTCGCGGTGGAACAAGCCAAGACGTCGAGCGAAATACTCCCGAGCGATACAGAGATTGGGGTGCGCTTCGGTATTTCTTCAGAGCTCTCGAACAGAACTGTTCATGGGCAAGATACATCCATTTTGTAACGGTGAACCCTGTTCCTGTCTGGGTCAACAAGGAACATCCAAAGTTGCGAGTAGTCCACCATCGCGACTTTATTCCTGAAGGCTTTTTGCCCACGTTCAATTCACGCGCGATCGAGGTACATCTCCACAAGATTCCTGACCTCAGTGAAAACTTCATTTATGTTAATGACGACACATACATAACGCGGAAGATTGGCAAGGAACACTTCTTTCCAAAGCAAAAGCCTGCTGCGATGGCTATCAGCAATGCACTTTCCATCGGCGACAACATCTCGCACGCGATTCTCAACAATATTCGGGTTATTAACAATCATTTCGACAAGAAGCGAGTAATTCTCCGGTCGCCATTTAAATGGCTGAACCCAACGTACGGAGTGAAAATATTTCAGAATGTCGCGTTGTTACCGTGGCCAAAATTTACGGGTTTTCACATCTCACATCTGCCACAGGCACTGCGGAAATCCACTATGCGCAAAGTCTGGGACGTTGAGCACCTGCTTCTTGAGGAGACGGCGAATTCACGATTCCGCCAATTTACAGATCTGAACCCGTATCTCTTTACTTATTGGGATATTTGCACAGGTCAATTCACGCCGGTTTCGCCAACGCGATATGGTCGCTACTTCCAGATCGGTCAGTCTTCCGTCCAAAAAATGACACGGAGTATCGCTGAAGGACGAATCCCGATTATCTGCATAAACGATGGGGAATCTAGTTCGTTCGCTTCCGATCGGAACCAGATCCTTGGCGCACTGGCGAGACGATTCCCAACACAGTCGAGCTTCGAAATGGATAATGGATGA
- a CDS encoding glycosyltransferase, which produces MTRVLHVSDYETGGGAESVFQDTIASSRALGHRVETLTANGRRNALSYVWSWKSYNRMQQVLRQFKPDIVHLHNYYHALSPSILQALRQHRKSHGVKVVYTAHDYHLVSPNSGLQIFRHDKPRNVTPSSPVLRNLWRFDSRSPLYSALKVTQWLIAYKFLRLDHVLDLIVAPSEFMRSVLEEFQVPTGVTVIRNPVPSSDAALQDRQTTQSSDPHLNSVTYFGRIEPEKGVLDALRILLENGIGVDVFGAGSDTNKVMELCETYASSCRYFGPVKRSELFARLSSYNVLIYPSQWLENAPLAIIEGALHGLRIVAPNIGGCAEMARLTSGYNLYDPESAGSLLRAVSAALEQTEENQVLDPDRFLLSTYRHDLSETYSIVQSAGTHRDVR; this is translated from the coding sequence ATGACTCGCGTTCTTCACGTCTCGGACTATGAGACGGGCGGTGGTGCTGAGAGCGTCTTCCAGGACACCATTGCTTCTTCGCGCGCCCTTGGACATCGTGTCGAGACGCTCACTGCGAATGGACGCAGAAACGCATTGAGTTACGTTTGGTCCTGGAAGTCGTACAACCGAATGCAGCAAGTTCTACGCCAGTTCAAGCCGGACATTGTCCATCTGCACAACTATTATCATGCCCTTTCCCCTAGCATCCTTCAGGCTCTTCGACAGCATCGAAAGTCGCACGGTGTCAAGGTCGTGTACACAGCTCACGACTACCATCTCGTGTCTCCAAACAGCGGCTTGCAGATATTCAGACATGACAAGCCGCGAAACGTCACACCTTCAAGCCCCGTCCTTCGAAATTTATGGCGATTTGACTCGAGGTCGCCACTATATTCGGCTCTCAAAGTCACGCAGTGGCTGATCGCGTACAAGTTTCTCCGACTTGATCACGTCTTGGATCTCATCGTTGCGCCAAGCGAATTCATGCGAAGTGTCCTCGAGGAGTTCCAGGTGCCCACGGGCGTCACCGTCATTCGAAATCCCGTACCCAGCTCCGATGCCGCGCTACAAGATCGGCAGACGACGCAGAGCTCTGATCCGCATCTGAATTCAGTCACATACTTTGGCCGGATCGAACCTGAGAAGGGTGTGCTGGATGCGCTCAGGATTCTCTTAGAAAATGGAATTGGAGTAGACGTTTTCGGCGCAGGTTCAGATACCAACAAGGTAATGGAGCTGTGCGAGACGTATGCAAGCAGCTGCCGCTATTTTGGCCCTGTTAAGAGAAGCGAGCTCTTTGCGAGGCTAAGTAGCTATAACGTGCTTATTTATCCCTCGCAATGGCTCGAGAACGCTCCACTTGCAATCATCGAAGGTGCTCTTCATGGCTTGAGGATCGTGGCGCCCAACATCGGGGGGTGCGCCGAGATGGCGAGACTTACGTCAGGCTACAACCTCTATGACCCAGAATCAGCGGGCTCATTACTTCGCGCCGTCAGTGCTGCACTTGAGCAAACAGAGGAAAATCAAGTGCTTGATCCAGACAGATTCTTACTATCAACGTACCGTCATGATCTTTCCGAAACCTACAGCATCGTGCAATCCGCAGGTACACATCGGGACGTAAGGTGA
- a CDS encoding O-antigen ligase family protein, translating into MTNVLVLLTISFLLSFVLPRSWHVAITTALSSVSFQPMSPAAPAGSVWAAGGFLKAGGNFIRVVFSAPGILLILLMTAQLVAVFWSPASPPYAVVIFSTFGIIACTAAFMANSRDLYATLRLIMASVSPILILQAAATILFLIDPSLEEQYLRSPLAELFMGDAASRLYTDLPNNVTDPFKSGGLFFVNGNRASMYLGVAAMLVFAVAVKYKRARYWVLGFFLIAGALFTFSKTAVILSVLTFAVALVSPAILSRGSSAGRFMFGIGLLGGLSIVALYVLATTDDFTEASETASASRLVLWKYAIRALADSPILGLGWGGWARYWAGPADSLRMSPGFPPHNFILETWTDSGLVAVIIIIALCLYAIVRLLLHIRYAGSLSNARPVAFVAAALIWMVMHGMYDNTSFYGSPNTLPFFSFVLAFVLNPIPSHLGVDTKVHRSRTPSSFFPGFLSWRDVPLEEDR; encoded by the coding sequence ATGACGAACGTCCTCGTCCTCCTCACGATCTCGTTCCTGTTATCTTTTGTCTTGCCACGGTCGTGGCATGTGGCAATCACCACAGCGCTTTCCTCAGTGAGCTTTCAGCCCATGAGCCCCGCAGCACCAGCGGGTTCCGTTTGGGCGGCCGGAGGGTTCCTTAAGGCAGGGGGGAACTTCATCCGCGTGGTATTCTCTGCGCCAGGAATACTCCTCATTTTGTTGATGACGGCGCAGCTCGTAGCAGTTTTCTGGTCGCCGGCAAGCCCTCCGTATGCCGTCGTCATATTTTCTACTTTCGGCATAATCGCGTGCACAGCGGCGTTCATGGCAAACAGCAGAGATTTATATGCGACGCTTCGGCTTATCATGGCTTCGGTATCGCCGATATTGATTCTCCAGGCCGCAGCGACAATCCTCTTTCTCATAGACCCTTCCCTTGAGGAGCAGTATCTGCGATCTCCACTTGCGGAACTGTTCATGGGCGATGCGGCCTCTCGCCTCTATACGGACCTTCCGAACAACGTTACGGACCCCTTCAAGTCCGGAGGACTGTTCTTTGTCAATGGTAATCGCGCGTCGATGTACCTAGGTGTTGCTGCGATGCTTGTATTCGCAGTGGCGGTGAAATACAAAAGGGCGCGGTACTGGGTGCTCGGGTTCTTCCTTATCGCCGGAGCACTATTCACTTTCTCGAAGACTGCAGTCATACTCAGTGTCCTCACCTTTGCTGTGGCCCTCGTCAGTCCAGCCATCCTCAGTCGTGGAAGTTCAGCGGGCCGATTTATGTTTGGCATTGGGCTACTCGGGGGCCTGAGCATCGTCGCGCTTTATGTACTCGCAACGACTGATGACTTCACGGAGGCATCGGAGACGGCGTCTGCATCACGGCTCGTCCTCTGGAAATACGCCATTAGAGCTTTAGCGGATTCACCAATTCTTGGACTCGGGTGGGGCGGTTGGGCACGTTATTGGGCCGGACCGGCCGACTCTTTACGGATGTCGCCTGGCTTTCCTCCTCATAATTTCATCCTAGAGACGTGGACTGACTCTGGACTCGTTGCAGTGATCATCATTATTGCCTTGTGCCTGTACGCAATAGTGAGACTCCTACTTCATATTCGTTATGCTGGCTCTCTGAGTAATGCGCGGCCTGTAGCCTTTGTCGCGGCTGCGCTGATCTGGATGGTTATGCACGGAATGTATGACAATACATCGTTTTACGGTTCGCCGAACACTCTTCCTTTTTTCTCGTTCGTTCTTGCGTTCGTCCTTAACCCCATTCCCTCGCACCTCGGCGTCGACACAAAAGTACACCGCTCACGAACCCCGTCTTCGTTCTTTCCGGGATTCCTTTCCTGGCGTGACGTACCTCTCGAAGAAGACCGCTAA
- a CDS encoding polysaccharide biosynthesis tyrosine autokinase — protein sequence MELSHLIRILRTHWIAILIGVALGGLLAYGWTLTQHKVFEADATGTVSSSKPSDDASTALLYENLAKSKVKSYMQWATTRTVAESAISSLGLANSPEQLVSRISVENPVDTPVIKVTAEGPTPEAARDLATAWLDGLAAEGKEQSGGSEDAMTLRVTESAALPAAPSSPNVKLSLLLGLLGGLVAGLAYATLRDMLDRRVRNVEQIEREFAIPAIGTVPVDKSFDENERIGQADERNSYNSRATFSAVAESMRELRTNLQFINVDKPPKVVVVSSPLPGDGKSTISVNLALTIAASGQRVVLVDADLRRPTVAKTFNLIEGIGLTDVLAGNAELSDVLQPWGESGNFFILGAGKHPPNPSELLGSAAMKSVLDELSRHAFVLVDAPPLIPVTDAAVLAKQTDGVVVVASSGKTTTDALGKALQNLDRVNAKPMGIVLNRVPRTGPNSSYYGYKYSGYYGTNDPVAPTTSVDGQSRTRRKARVRS from the coding sequence ATGGAGCTTTCACATTTAATCCGCATTCTGCGTACACACTGGATTGCGATCCTGATTGGGGTAGCACTCGGCGGGTTACTTGCCTATGGGTGGACCTTGACACAGCACAAAGTGTTTGAAGCTGATGCGACGGGGACTGTCTCCTCAAGCAAACCAAGTGATGACGCTAGTACGGCACTGCTCTATGAGAATCTCGCCAAATCAAAGGTGAAGTCGTACATGCAATGGGCGACCACACGCACAGTGGCGGAGTCTGCCATCAGTTCTCTCGGTCTTGCCAATTCGCCCGAGCAGCTCGTCTCGAGAATTAGCGTGGAGAATCCCGTAGACACCCCCGTTATTAAGGTCACCGCAGAGGGCCCCACACCAGAAGCAGCCCGCGACCTAGCAACCGCGTGGCTCGATGGCCTCGCTGCTGAAGGTAAAGAGCAGTCTGGAGGTTCCGAAGACGCAATGACCCTCCGCGTTACAGAGTCTGCGGCTTTACCTGCCGCTCCGTCTTCGCCGAATGTCAAGTTATCACTTCTCCTTGGCCTGCTCGGCGGCCTCGTTGCTGGTCTGGCATATGCCACGTTGCGAGACATGCTTGATCGTCGCGTTCGGAATGTAGAGCAAATAGAGCGCGAGTTCGCAATTCCAGCAATCGGGACCGTCCCTGTTGACAAATCGTTCGATGAGAATGAACGAATCGGTCAAGCAGACGAGAGAAATAGCTACAACTCGCGAGCAACGTTCAGCGCTGTCGCAGAATCGATGCGCGAACTCAGAACGAACCTTCAATTCATAAACGTCGATAAACCGCCAAAAGTGGTCGTCGTATCAAGCCCGCTCCCCGGAGACGGCAAATCTACGATTAGCGTAAATCTCGCACTAACGATTGCAGCTTCAGGGCAACGGGTCGTACTTGTCGATGCCGATCTTCGTCGACCGACAGTCGCCAAGACTTTTAACCTCATCGAGGGAATTGGCCTTACCGACGTATTAGCGGGCAACGCCGAATTGAGCGATGTCCTGCAGCCGTGGGGAGAATCTGGCAACTTCTTTATTCTTGGAGCCGGAAAACATCCGCCGAACCCGAGCGAGTTACTTGGGTCCGCTGCTATGAAAAGCGTCCTCGATGAACTCTCTCGTCATGCCTTCGTGCTTGTCGATGCGCCACCACTGATTCCCGTCACGGACGCTGCGGTCCTTGCAAAACAGACAGATGGCGTCGTTGTCGTTGCGAGCAGTGGCAAGACAACGACTGATGCGCTTGGCAAGGCTCTTCAGAATCTGGATCGCGTTAACGCCAAGCCCATGGGAATAGTCCTCAATCGAGTCCCCCGCACTGGGCCAAATTCCAGCTACTACGGATACAAGTATTCTGGTTATTATGGAACCAACGATCCTGTCGCTCCGACCACCAGTGTTGACGGCCAATCGCGCACACGACGCAAAGCACGCGTGAGGAGCTAA